A stretch of the Bacillus sp. B-jedd genome encodes the following:
- a CDS encoding nucleotidyltransferase family protein, whose product MMEILRAAKTLDLPDWWICAGFVRSKIWDTIHGFYVRTSIPDVDVIYFDQDDLKEATEKIHEEKLKSLLPGVPWSVKNEARMHFANHIPPYASSVDAISKFPETATALGVKLDRQDQVILTAPCGIEDVIRLRLKPTAFFAETAERKAIYKERILQKNWKSIWPEITVYN is encoded by the coding sequence ATGATGGAAATACTAAGAGCTGCAAAAACGCTTGATTTACCGGATTGGTGGATTTGCGCCGGCTTTGTCCGTTCAAAAATCTGGGATACTATACATGGTTTTTACGTTAGAACTTCCATACCTGATGTGGATGTCATTTATTTTGATCAAGACGACTTAAAAGAAGCAACTGAAAAAATTCATGAAGAAAAACTGAAATCCTTACTGCCCGGAGTCCCTTGGTCTGTAAAAAATGAAGCGAGGATGCATTTTGCCAATCACATCCCTCCCTACGCATCATCCGTTGATGCGATATCCAAATTCCCTGAAACAGCGACCGCACTAGGAGTGAAATTAGACCGTCAGGATCAAGTTATTTTGACAGCGCCTTGCGGAATCGAGGATGTTATTCGTTTAAGATTGAAGCCAACCGCTTTTTTTGCAGAAACCGCAGAACGGAAAGCCATTTATAAAGAACGGATTTTGCAAAAGAACTGGAAGTCTATCTGGCCGGAAATTACTGTTTATAACTAA
- a CDS encoding GNAT family N-acetyltransferase, which yields MINYKEIDKSYFEQYDTIPMLVHVKSILALKKIENGLGGILLEETPVKEYIKDLGSYAKATEYAAEFDITNWGFFMAFDGEKPIAAATIVAKPKDIRLVDGREDLCLLWDLRVDDCYKQQGVGTTLLNMSVEWSRSKGYQQMKIECQNNNVQACKFYKKQGAVLGKVDEYAYYTEAAVKNEVQLVWYLNL from the coding sequence ATGATCAATTACAAAGAAATTGATAAGTCGTATTTTGAACAATATGACACCATTCCGATGCTAGTGCATGTAAAAAGTATTCTCGCCTTAAAGAAAATTGAAAACGGATTGGGCGGGATTTTGCTAGAGGAAACTCCTGTGAAAGAATACATAAAGGATTTAGGCAGTTATGCAAAAGCGACTGAATATGCTGCTGAATTTGACATCACCAATTGGGGTTTCTTCATGGCCTTTGATGGTGAGAAACCAATAGCGGCTGCTACGATCGTGGCGAAACCAAAAGATATCCGCCTAGTGGATGGGAGGGAAGACCTTTGTTTGCTTTGGGATTTAAGGGTGGATGACTGCTATAAGCAACAAGGAGTCGGAACTACGCTGCTAAACATGTCCGTTGAATGGTCCAGGTCCAAAGGATATCAACAAATGAAAATAGAATGCCAGAATAATAATGTCCAAGCATGTAAGTTTTACAAGAAGCAAGGAGCGGTTTTAGGCAAAGTCGACGAGTATGCCTATTACACGGAAGCCGCAGTCAAAAATGAAGTTCAGCTTGTTTGGTATTTGAATTTATAG
- a CDS encoding GNAT family N-acetyltransferase, whose product MHKLTFEKFEEKDFPDYFKLVSDEQVMVYITGRALPLDEAQAKYQKILERNQKQELFGSYKVSLYPTNDFFGFGHLIENENDPDEAEIGYMMLSEYWGKGYGYTIASHLIDLAKAAKIIKLKAIIDPNNIPSRKILLKHGFTSEKICEINGLPGEILRRGI is encoded by the coding sequence ATGCACAAATTAACTTTTGAAAAATTTGAAGAGAAGGATTTTCCGGATTACTTTAAATTAGTTTCGGATGAACAAGTTATGGTATATATCACAGGGCGCGCGCTCCCTTTGGACGAGGCTCAAGCAAAATATCAAAAAATCCTGGAGCGGAATCAAAAACAAGAACTATTTGGCTCATATAAAGTTTCCCTCTACCCAACTAATGACTTTTTTGGGTTCGGGCATTTAATAGAGAATGAGAATGATCCTGACGAAGCGGAAATTGGTTATATGATGTTATCTGAATACTGGGGAAAGGGATATGGATATACCATCGCAAGCCATTTAATTGATTTGGCAAAGGCTGCAAAAATAATTAAATTAAAAGCAATTATTGACCCAAACAATATTCCTTCGAGAAAAATTCTACTTAAACATGGATTCACTTCAGAGAAAATTTGTGAAATCAATGGACTTCCTGGAGAGATTTTAAGAAGGGGAATATAA
- a CDS encoding YdcF family protein — protein MVLFLTFVFYSAYSILSFSGKNQLVKTDAAVVLGAAAWKGGPSPVLRERINHAIWLYENGYVEKIIFTGGKGEGGKAAESEIAREYAIKLHVNPEDILIEIKSKITEENLKYAFEIASEQNIKTFTIVSDPLHMKRAMVMAKNNRMEAYSSPTQTSVYKTWKSKAPFFLRELFYYIGYIFSLPFR, from the coding sequence ATGGTTCTTTTCCTCACTTTCGTATTTTATTCAGCTTATAGCATCTTGTCATTTAGCGGCAAAAATCAATTAGTTAAAACAGATGCAGCGGTGGTTCTAGGGGCGGCGGCCTGGAAGGGTGGCCCATCTCCTGTTCTTCGCGAGAGAATAAATCATGCTATCTGGCTTTATGAAAATGGATATGTAGAAAAAATAATTTTTACGGGAGGCAAGGGTGAAGGCGGTAAGGCTGCGGAGTCGGAGATTGCAAGGGAATATGCGATTAAACTCCATGTAAATCCAGAAGATATCCTAATTGAAATAAAGTCAAAAATCACAGAAGAGAACTTAAAATACGCCTTTGAAATTGCGAGTGAGCAAAATATAAAGACTTTTACGATTGTAAGCGATCCTTTGCATATGAAAAGAGCAATGGTAATGGCAAAAAACAACAGAATGGAAGCTTATTCATCTCCCACACAAACTTCCGTTTATAAGACATGGAAAAGTAAAGCCCCCTTCTTTTTAAGGGAGCTATTTTACTATATCGGTTATATTTTCAGCTTGCCGTTTAGATAA
- a CDS encoding HAD family hydrolase produces the protein MDIKAILFDFDGTLADTLPVCFSSFEGVFKDFDNRDVTTEEIKSMFGPSETGIIRENLKNKNAEKAIERYYEIYQERHKDLVEGNDEMTALIKQLKNDGYKLGIVTGKARRSLDISLECLELTNYFDVMITGDDVDSPKPHPEGIFNAMDYINVGMNEAIFLGDSDADILAGKKAGVYTIGVQWLPNFQTEEFSVQPDAFFKSIEELNAFLQRNPF, from the coding sequence ATGGACATAAAAGCAATCCTTTTCGATTTTGACGGGACACTTGCAGATACATTGCCTGTTTGTTTTTCGAGCTTTGAAGGAGTATTTAAGGATTTTGATAACAGGGATGTAACGACAGAAGAAATCAAGTCAATGTTTGGTCCTTCAGAGACGGGAATCATCCGAGAAAATCTCAAGAACAAAAATGCTGAGAAAGCCATTGAGCGATATTACGAAATCTATCAGGAGCGGCACAAAGATCTTGTTGAAGGCAATGATGAAATGACCGCTTTAATTAAACAGTTGAAAAACGATGGATATAAGCTAGGGATCGTGACCGGTAAAGCCAGGAGGAGCCTCGATATTTCGCTGGAATGCCTGGAATTAACAAATTATTTTGATGTTATGATTACTGGTGATGATGTCGATTCCCCCAAGCCTCATCCCGAAGGAATTTTTAACGCGATGGATTATATTAATGTAGGTATGAATGAAGCAATATTTCTTGGGGACAGTGATGCAGATATCCTTGCTGGGAAAAAAGCTGGTGTTTACACAATCGGAGTACAGTGGCTGCCAAATTTCCAAACTGAAGAATTTAGCGTTCAGCCTGATGCTTTTTTCAAAAGTATTGAAGAATTGAACGCCTTTTTACAAAGAAATCCATTTTAA
- a CDS encoding AAA family ATPase — protein MKRLVIMTVGKTHSGKTTFAYALEQRMKDSLVIDQDNHAAFINTHYKNLQPQRGPNILKHSISKLIVDYAKENTRFHLIISNSNRNIKGRSQLLEELFPKDQFIRILVHFDIHDAVLEARVAETTRNPNIFRGPSTSFKDILARQQEESFDQGFTDPDEEEADHLFVVKDNEDVEKVIQGIIRIANEIGGPLSD, from the coding sequence ATGAAAAGGCTTGTTATCATGACAGTTGGAAAAACCCACAGCGGTAAAACCACTTTTGCCTATGCTCTGGAACAACGGATGAAAGACTCCCTAGTTATTGACCAGGATAACCATGCAGCCTTCATCAACACTCACTACAAAAATCTGCAGCCCCAAAGAGGTCCGAACATTCTAAAACATTCAATCTCTAAGCTGATTGTTGATTATGCAAAAGAGAACACCAGATTCCACCTTATTATCAGTAACTCGAATAGAAACATAAAAGGCCGATCCCAACTTCTTGAAGAACTTTTTCCTAAGGATCAATTTATCCGCATTCTTGTTCATTTTGATATTCATGACGCTGTACTAGAAGCGCGGGTCGCGGAAACAACTCGTAATCCTAATATTTTCCGAGGACCTTCTACTAGTTTTAAAGATATTTTGGCCCGACAGCAGGAAGAATCATTTGACCAAGGCTTTACCGACCCGGATGAAGAAGAAGCTGACCATTTATTCGTGGTAAAAGATAACGAGGATGTAGAGAAAGTAATTCAAGGGATTATACGTATTGCAAACGAAATCGGAGGGCCACTCAGTGATTAA